The following coding sequences are from one Diachasmimorpha longicaudata isolate KC_UGA_2023 chromosome 6, iyDiaLong2, whole genome shotgun sequence window:
- the Pold1 gene encoding DNA polymerase delta catalytic subunit isoform X4 — MSKWLRPPPPDFNPQKDTLTFQQIEIDHYTGKAMAGMPGNKAGPVPIMRMFGVTMDGNSVCCHVHGFCPYLFVTAPLNFTNDHCKPFKEALDTAVKKDMRSNPENVVDAVLAVEIVHKQNLYGYCGEEKAPFLKITVALPRLVAACKRLLEKEVVYSAFHHEYTAFESNIDVDIRFMVDTSVVGCSWVELPPGTWKIRGKFDHQSVPVTSRCQLEVDVAWDAFISHAPEGEWSKVAPFRILSFDIECAGRKGIFPEPNHDPVIQIANMVIKQGDSEPFLRNIFTLDTCAPILGCQVLSFDTEKLMLEKWADFVRQADPDIFTGYNINNFDFPYLINRAQHLNVPNFAFLGRIKDKRSVIKDQVLQSKQMGRRENKFVNFEGRVPFDLLLVLVRDYKLRSYSLNAVSYHFLQEQKEDVHHSIISDLQAGDAQTRRRLAVYCLKDAYLPLRLLDKLMCIIIYMEMARVTGVTLASLLTRGQQIKVVSQLLRHARERDYLMPAYQGQVSEEQYDGGTVLEPKRGFYNDPIATLDFSSLYPSIIMAHNICYTTLLTVQTVKKYNLSDEQVTKTPSNSLFAKETVRKGILPEILENLLSARKKAKAELKNETDPLKQKVLDGRQYALKVSANSVYGFTGAQVGKLPCLEISASVTAFGRTMIEKTKLEVEERFCIKNGYQHDATVIYGDTDSVMVKFGVKEIEEAMKLGKEAAEYVSEKFIKPIKLEFEKVYFPYLLINKKRYAGLYFTRPDKYDKMDCKGLETVRRDNCPLVANMMNTCLQKLLIERNPEEALDYAKQMISDLLCNRIDISQLVVTKELTKTDYAAKQAHVELAAKMKKRDAGTAPKLGDRVPYVFTSSAKGTPAYMKAEDPIYVLENSIPIDTNYYLENQLAKPLIRIFEPILGERAESLLLKGEHTRTKAIVTSRVGALAAFTKKKETCIGCKSVLPPEREKMALCKYCQSKEVEYYQTELYAGRKLEEKFCRLWTECQRCQGSLHQEVLCTSRDCPIFYMRKKVQMELDTQMKRIDRFGVTDW; from the coding sequence ATGTCAAAATGGCTACGTCCACCACCCCCGGACTTCAATCCCCAGAAAGACACCCTGACATTCCAGCAAATTGAGATAGATCACTACACAGGTAAGGCGATGGCCGGTATGCCAGGGAACAAAGCCGGTCCAGTCCCCATAATGCGTATGTTTGGAGTGACAATGGACGGTAATTCAGTCTGCTGTCACGTGCACGGGTTCTGTCCCTACTTATTCGTCACAGCTCCCCTAAACTTCACCAACGACCACTGCAAGCCTTTCAAAGAAGCCCTGGATACAGCTGTCAAAAAAGACATGAGATCCAATCCCGAGAACGTGGTGGATGCAGTACTAGCCGTGGAGATAGTTCATAAACAGAACTTGTACGGATACTGTGGTGAGGAGAAGGCTCCCTTCTTGAAAATAACAGTTGCTCTTCCGCGTCTCGTCGCCGCCTGTAAGAGACTCCTGGAGAAAGAGGTCGTCTATTCAGCATTCCACCACGAGTACACTGCATTCGAgagtaacatcgacgttgacaTAAGATTCATGGTGGATACATCAGTGGTAGGCTGTTCCTGGGTAGAACTTCCTCCTGGTACCTGGAAAATTAGGGGAAAATTTGATCATCAGTCGGTGCCAGTGACATCCAGATGTCAATTGGAAGTTGACGTCGCCTGGGATGCTTTCATTTCTCACGCACCAGAGGGAGAGTGGTCGAAGGTGGCTCCTTTCAGAATTCTGAGTTTCGATATCGAGTGCGCAGGAAGAAAAGGAATCTTCCCTGAGCCCAATCATGATCCTGTCATTCAGATAGCGAACATGGTTATTAAACAAGGCGATTCAGAGCCCTTTCTCAGAAATATCTTCACGCTTGACACGTGCGCACCAATTCTAGGATGCCAGGTGCTCAGTTTCGATACTGAAAAACTCATGCTGGAAAAATGGGCGGATTTTGTGAGGCAGGCGGATCCGGACATATTCACTGGTTACAACATCAACAACTTTGATTTTCCTTATCTAATTAATCGTGCACAACATCTGAATGTTCCAAATTTCGCATTTTTGGGGAGAATCAAGGATAAGAGGAGTGTCATCAAGGATCAGGTTCTGCAGAGTAAGCAAATGGGAAGGAGGGAGAATAAGTTTGTGAATTTTGAAGGAAGGGTACCCTTTGATCTACTGCTCGTTCTTGTACGAGACTACAAGCTTCGATCTTACTCTTTGAACGCAGTGAGCTACCACTTTCTTCAGGAGCAGAAGGAGGATGTTCATCACAGTATAATATCAGACCTGCAGGCAGGTGACGCCCAGACTCGTCGACGATTGGCTGTTTATTGTTTAAAGGATGCTTATTTACCACTAAGGCTGCTGGACAAGCTCATGTGCATCATTATTTACATGGAAATGGCCAGGGTGACTGGCGTCACCCTGGCAAGCCTGCTCACCCGTGGACAACAGATCAAAGTTGTCTCTCAATTGCTGAGGCATGCACGGGAACGAGATTATCTCATGCCTGCTTACCAGGGACAGGTGTCAGAGGAGCAGTACGATGGTGGTACTGTTCTCGAGCCGAAGAGAGGATTCTACAACGATCCAATAGCAACTCTAGATTTCAGCTCTCTGTATCCCAGCATCATCATGGCCCACAACATCTGCTACACAACTTTGTTGACCGTTCAGACAGTGAAGAAGTACAATCTCAGTGATGAACAGGTCACGAAAACCCCGTCGAATTCATTATTTGCCAAGGAGACGGTTCGAAAAGGAATATTGCCGGAAATTCTGGAGAATCTCCTCAGTGCTAGGAAGAAGGCAAAGGCTGAGCTTAAGAACGAGACGGATCCACTTAAGCAGAAGGTACTTGATGGACGACAATATGCTCTCAAGGTCTCTGCCAACTCGGTTTATGGATTCACTGGCGCTCAAGTGGGGAAGCTTCCTTGTTTGGAGATATCAGCTTCAGTTACAGCCTTTGGGAGAACTATGATTGAAAAGACAAAGCTCGAAGTTGAAGAACGCTTTTGCATTAAGAATGGATACCAACATGACGCTACTGTCATCTACGGTGACACGGATTCAGTTATGGTGAAGTTCGGAGTAAAGGAAATCGAGGAAGCTATGAAGCTGGGCAAAGAAGCAGCTGAATATGTCtcggaaaaattcatcaagcCAATAAAGCTGGAATTTGAGAAAGTTTACTTTCCTTATCTACTTATTAATAAGAAAAGATATGCCGGCCTTTACTTCACGAGACCTGACAAATATGACAAAATGGATTGCAAGGGACTGGAGACAGTGAGGAGGGACAATTGTCCCCTGGTCGCAAATATGATGAACACTTGTTTGCAGAAATTACTGATTGAGAGAAATCCGGAGGAGGCCTTGGATTACGCTAAACAGATGATTAGTGATCTACTGTGCAACAGAATTGATATTTCCCAGTTGGTCGTGACAAAGGAGCTGACAAAGACTGATTATGCTGCTAAACAGGCTCACGTGGAGTTGGCAGCCAAGATGAAGAAACGAGATGCTGGAACTGCTCCAAAACTGGGTGATCGTGTTCCCTACGTTTTTACAAGTTCAGCAAAGGGAACACCAGCTTACATGAAAGCTGAGGATCCTATTTACGTGCTGGAGAACAGCATTCCTATTGACACGAATTATTACCTGGAGAATCAGTTGGCAAAACCATTGATTCGTATCTTTGAACCAATTCTGGGGGAAAGGGCTGAATCGCTACTTCTCAAAGGAGAGCATACGCGGACCAAAGCCATTGTTACGTCCAGAGTCGGAGCACTGGCCGCATTCactaaaaaaaaggagactTGCATTGGTTGTAAATCAGTTTTACcgccagagagagagaaaatggcCCTCTGCAAGTATTGTCAATCTAAAGAAGTTGAATACTATCAGACTGAGCTGTATGCTGGGAGAAAACTTGAGGAGAAGTTCTGCAGATTGTGGACAGAGTGCCAGAGGTGCCAGGGGAGTCTTCACCAAGAGGTCCTCTGCACCAGCCGTGATTGTCCTATTTTCTACATGAGGAAAAAAGTACAAATGGAGCTGGATACACAAATGAAGAGGATCGATCGATTTGGCGTGACTGATTGGTAA